A genomic segment from Nicotiana tabacum cultivar K326 chromosome 7, ASM71507v2, whole genome shotgun sequence encodes:
- the LOC107786437 gene encoding signal peptide peptidase-like 4, whose amino-acid sequence MSLGFLNFMEFNCSICGAIVVLLVCTSLVSGGDIVHQDSVAPSRPGCNNNFVLVKIPIWVDGIEVTEFVGVGARFGPTLESKEKRANQTRLAFADPPDCCSKPRNTLTGEAILVHRGNCSFTTKTNVAEDAGASAILIINNQTELFKMVCEPDEPDLDIGIPAVMLPQHAGTSLIQFLGNSSSVSVQLYSPKRPTVDVAEVFLWLMAVATILCASYWSAWRAREAAIEQDKLLKDGSNECNGTEVSRSGVVLEISIISAVLFVVVASCFLIMLYKLMSSWFIEVLVVLFSIGGVEGLQTCLVALLSCFRWFERFGESFIKIPFLGPVSYLTLAISPFCIVFAVLWVVYRRISFAWIGQDILGIALIITVLQIVQVPNLKVGTVLLSCALLYDLFWVFLSKPLFHKSVMIVVARGDKSGEDGIPMLLKIPRMFDPWGGYSIIGFGDIILPGLLVAFSLRYDWLCNKKLREGYFLWAMFAYGLGLLTTYVALNLMDGHGQPALLYIVPFTLGTFLTLGKQRGDLKHLWTRGEPDRPCPHVRLQPE is encoded by the exons ATGTCTCTAGGGTTCTTGAATTTCATGGAATTCAACTGTTCTATTTGTGGTGCTATTGTTGTACTTTTGGTTTGTACTTCTTTAGTCAGTGGAGGTGATATAGTTCATCAGGATAGTGTTGCTCCAAGTCGCCCTGGTTGTAACAATAATTTTGTTCTG GTAAAAATTCCAATTTGGGTTGATGGTATAGAAGTAACAGAGTTTGTTGGTGTTGGGGCTCGATTTGGCCCGACATTGGAATCAAAGGAGAAGCGTGCCAATCAGACAAGGCTGGCCTTTGCAGATCCTCCGGATTGTTGTAGCAAACCTAGGAATACG CTCACTGGTGAGGCCATCCTGGTGCACCGAGGCAATTGCAGTTTCACTACCAAAACAAATGTTGCAGAAGATGCTGGTGCTTCAGCTATCCTCATAATAAACAACCAAACAG AGCTCTTCAAGATGGTTTGTGAACCCGATGAACCTGACCTGGACATTGGTATCCCTGCTGTTATGCTCCCACAACATGCTGGCACAAGCCTGATACAGTTTCTTGGAAACAGCTCTTCTG TGTCTGTGCAGCTTTACTCTCCAAAGCGCCCAACAGTGGATGTAGCTGAAGTATTTTTATGGCTTATGGCTGTTGCTACCATATTGTGTGCTTCTTATTGGTCTGCATGGCGTGCCAGAGAAGCTGCAATTGAGCAGGACAAGCTCTTAAAA GATGGCTCAAATGAATGCAATGGTACGGAGGTGTCTCGTTCCGGTGTTGTGCTGGAAATCAGCATTATATCAGCAGTTCTGTTCGTGGTGGTTGCATCCTGCTTCTTGATTATGCTTTACAAATTGATGTCCTCCTGGTTTATAGAGGTTCTAGTGGTTCTGTTCTCCATTGGGGGTGTTGAG GGTTTACAAACTTGTTTGGTCGCTTTGCTATCATG TTTCAGATGGTTTGAGCGTTTTGGAGAGTCCTTCATTAAAATTCCTTTTCTGGGGCCTGTTTCATATCTGACGCTGGCGATTTCTCCATTCTGCATAGTCTTTGCAGTTCTGTGGGTAGTTTACCGTCGTATCTCCTTTGCTTGGATAGGTCAAGATATACTC GGTATTGCATTGATCATCACCGTTCTCCAGATTGTGCAAGTTCCCAACCTCAAG GTGGGAACAGTTCTTCTAAGCTGTGCTTTATTGTATGACCTTTTTTGGGTGTTTCTTTCCAAACCGTTGTTTCATAAAAGTGTGATGATAGTG GTTGCACGCGGTGATAAAAGTGGAGAAGATGGCATTCCTATGCTACTGAAAATTCCACGGATGTTTGATCCTTGGGGTGGCTACAGTATCATCGGGTTTGGCGACATAATTTTACCAGGTTTACTGGTAGCATTTTCCTTAAG GTACGACTGGCTGTGTAATAAGAAACTTCGAGAAGGCTACTTCCTTTGGGCTATGTTTGCTTATGGTTTAG gtTTGCTCACGACATATGTGGCTCTAAATTTGATGGATGGTCATGGTCAACCTGCGTTGCTTTACATTGTTCCATTTACACTAG GCACATTTTTGACGCTGGGAAAGCAAAGAGGTGATCTCAAGCATCTATGGACAAGAGGAGAACCAGATAGGCCTTGCCCGCATGTCCGGCTTCAACCAGAGTAA